The Malus sylvestris chromosome 14, drMalSylv7.2, whole genome shotgun sequence genome segment CCCGTTCCAGCAGGAAGAATAGCAACTGGAGGAGGAGAATCAAAATTTTGCTTTTCTATGGCATTCAAAACCCAACCAACGGTACCATCTCCCCCACACACAAGAACTCTAAAGTGCTGCACCTTTCTGAACAAATAAAGACCCACCTCTGGTCCATGTGTTGAGCTCAGCTCAAAAACCTATAGGAAACAAAAGCACATGCAACATTTAAACAAACATATATGAAATACCACAATTACTAATAAAGTGCAAGTTGATCAAACTCTATAGACATCAATTGAGGAGATAGGCCGGCATGTAATGTTGATAAATTGCAGCAATTAGAATTTACTTTTAGGGCATCCTATTCCATTAAGAGGCTAAACTTGTaggttttaatatttttcttacatTAGATCCCATTTGTTCATAGGCAGTTATTATCACAAAATTCAAACCTTGAACCTTACCTAAGAACCTTACTTAGTCCACACGAATATAAACGAAAAGAAATGCTTTTCTTTTCCACCATGGCATGTAATAACCTTACTTGACTTGTTCATGTATCAACgatggaaaataaaaaatttccatCTATTCAAGATAGTAGAAAAATCAAACCTGAACAGGATTGAGAAGAATATTTAAACGTTTTCTCAATGAATTTCCACGTTGAGCCCCACTCTTCTTGTTGATAAAAACTAGCAAGGGTCTTGCATCTGGTGATAAatcaatcaattcatatctttGTTTCATCCCTAAAACCTGAGACTCATCCTTCTTATTGTTTGACGTGCTCCTTttgaaattgggtttagaaTCCAACTTCTTATCTACATCATCGTCTTGGTGCTGCAGATTCACATTCACAGTGCCATTACGGTTTTCCTCAACTTCATGAGAACCATTAACAGCTTGAATAGTATCAGCTGTGCTTTCTGTAGACATATCCCCAGTACTACCACTATTTCCCGTGTCAACGGAGTTTTCATTTCCATGCTTGGACTTTTTGCTCTGGTTCCTAATAGTTGCACGTACTGAAGATGCTATTTCATTGGCTCCATGAGTAATGGTGCTCAGAAATCCACCTGAGGAGGTCTGGTTCAATTCCTTTACATGCAGAGGCGACACAATCAACCTTCTGAATGGACCTAGATCACAAATATCACCTGTTTCATTGGACATGCTACCGTGGCAATCAACATGTACCACTCTTTGACACCACAAGCAGCACCATATTGGGGATCCaccaagaaaagacccactacaTGGATCTTCACAATAGCTGCAGAAAGAAGTTTCATCAGGTTGATCTGTTGCCTCTGTCCAACGGACAGCCCATTGGTGCATCACGTGCTCAAACCCCATCATGGATACACACTTGCAATCCTTATGGGCACTAGACGAGCAGCTCAGATGAGCCACAGCACCACAAATGTTGCAATGGTGACTAAAACTATCTGAAGCTATCATAGGCCCAAGAGTCTGAGAAGGGCTCATGGATTTTAGGCAAACACAGCAATTCAAGTTCTTTCCACGAGATACAGATTCTAGAACCCAAGTATGGGGAGTTATAGGAACCTTGTGACGTgccttagggtttttctttGACCTGGCAATGGCTTTCATCCAACTTAGATTTATATTTCTCCTCCATTGAAAGGCAGAGTAGGCTATAGTCAAAATTCCAACTAAGGCCGCAATAAAGCAAGAGACTATGAAAAGGCGATCAGTTGGATTCTTGTTGTTCCAATAGGGCAAAAACATATCAAAGTCTCCATCATCATCCATCCTCAGTAAACTGCCTAAACCCAATTTAATTACAAATCAAACTCATATATCCTCCAATACGGTTTCATCATTCAATAACATTATCAGAAGCCTTATCATCCCAACACCCTCCTACTTACTTCATCCTCTGCAACAGAGAGCCGAACCACGCTTTTGATAGGCGCTACTTATTATAACCGCTTCAACCTActtaataaaacaaataaaataaaatgttcaaAATGCAAAACGAAATATTACtccaaaaattccaacaaaGCACTTACTACCATGGATGGTTTCAAGTCAAAATTCAGAGGCGACAACCAAATCAAAATTCGAGTAAACATAAAGAAATTATGCGGTTCCCGGATGTAACTACACAATTCTATGATTCCATCATAATTTAGTGATAACACTAAACCCACACAAAATTAGCTTGCAGTAAACCACTACCGCTTTGGTTGGAAGCTTAAAAGGAACAAATTGGCAAGCTTGTGGAAAATAAACCATTCAttcgaaatttaaacttaaattaATAGTCCAAATTGACAGTCCACTGACAACCCAACCTAACCGCCTAGAATAAACTTCATTTTCTATCCCAATTTCTTGGTAACCAAACAGAATCTAAAACCGAAATACAAATGCATACATACATTTCAATATCTAAAAACACATATACAcaaacatatatgtatatatatgcacagaaacatgaagatttaaaaaaatgaagcaTGAAAGGATTGAAAATTCTGGAAAAAGAAAACGGACTCACAGTGACGGACGGCGGAGGACGGAGGTGCGATCGCGCCGATCAGAGAAAACCCTATCTCGATCCACGCCGGGAGGCAAAATCCACAGAGTGTAGGGATCGAAGCAAAACCCAAATCCAAGGAAAAGCAAATGGCTTTCTCGAAttcgaatttttcttttttctttggatatttttttcttgagcgctaattaattaattttgttcgtatatttattaattttgtttaagaTTCTCGAATTCGAATTTTCGAGGTCCCACGTGGCGTAAGGAGAGGGCATGAGGTGGAGCACCATTCGTGGGACCCGACGCGGGCCGCTCGTTCACTCTGGCTGTTCGAATCCGTGACACTCGACAGCTCTATTCGGACTCGGGTAGCTTTTGGGCCGACATCGGTGTAAATTCTTTTTTACAGCTTGAatatagggaaaaaaaatattaactaaTTTTGATTAAAGAAACAATTAATAATTCCAAACTATTAATAATTAATCAAGATCACCATTTCATTTACTTTTGAAAGTGCGTTTAAATTTAGAAATACATTTAAATGCGTTTTCAAATCAGCAAGAACGCTTATGATTATGTTTAACACAAAAGCACTAGATGCTTTTAGAAGAAGCATCTATTGTGTACTTCTTGAAGcacttttattaaaaatttcaatGTGCTTACACGAGGCGCTTTTATTAAAAGTGTTTATAAACAAAAGGGTTTTTATATAAGCAGTTCCAAGCCATCCCTAAGTTGCACTTTTGAGAGAATGACTTCCAATTTCCAAATCCTATTCCAAGTCACTAAataaaaacccttttttttttttttatggaaactGGGAAATTCATTACCTGGGCAAAGATGCCAAACATAATAGGAAGAGCCTACAACGAGGCAAGCAATCAACAGAGCAAACGAACGAAATTGGACAGTAGAGGGAGTAACAAGAAAGATGCTTTAACCAAGCTAGTGCGTCGCCCCCTCCACTGTTACATGCCTCTAGAAAGACAGTTCCAATGAAAGCACTTATGAACAAAAGCACTTTATAGAGAAGCATCTCTAAATAGTGTAGGACAGTAGGAATGGGTTCAAGTAACATTGCGAAAGCCAATTTCAACTTAGCACTTCAAAATTAAACCGAAAAACGAAGGATGCGATGTTCATCATCATAAAACTGCTAAACACAACATAACATGTCAAAATCCTTCCTATATCTGCTCACTCGCTCATAGCTGCAAAAAGTTTTCTGAATTGTTTTGCATCCATAATCAAGTCTTTCAAGAAATTCTCTTAGATTGCAACAGCGATCCGTCCAGCAACTTGGTCGAGATCCCTCTGGCCATTGGATGTGATTTTCCGTCCACTGAAACACAGGGAATACAAGTTGTTTAGTCGCCAAAAACTTCATTCATGTTGTCGTTTGTAACAAAGATACGATAACTCTTTACACCAAAATTCATATATGAAACCAGAGATGTGTGAAAGAAACTCACCCTTTCGCGTCAACATCAACGATGTTCATCTTCTGCAATTGCTGAAGAATGTGACGAGCAATAGCACCACTGCTTTTACAGAAATGAGGTGGGCGACTGCCGTTCCTCTTGCTCCCTCCATAGATCCTGCGGAAGGCACCAACACCAAGACCACCCCTCAAGTAGATTTTCCTTGCCATGGATGCTGCAAGAAAAATTGAATTCAGATGAAGATACTCACGGTAAACAGTTTTACGAACACCAATACTAGTCAAAGGTTTTGTGGGTATGTGGAGAAAGGGCGGGAGAATTCCACATACCAGATCTAATATAGTACCAATCAGGGTCATATGGTGCAAGCTCCTTGAATGTGGCAGTCTTCACAATGTCGGTCCAGTCAGGAAGCTCAATCTATCAGATGGTACAAAGACAACACATGAGAAGAGAATCCTCATTGAAAAAAGACAAACAAAGTATAACCGGAAGCCAGTGAGAGATCAGCATAAACAAATCATTAAGTAAATGAATGACACTAACGCCGAGGAATAGGAACTTTCCGGCAAACACATTTCCACATTCAAAGATATCACATGACTATCGGAacttcagtttttgttttccaaaatggcatcaagtttagCATCCACTACTGATAGCTACAACTAAAAAGGGCTAACTAAACTGTATTTTACACACATTGAATGCCATTTATGTTCACTTACGATAACTAAGATACAAAAAATATTACAACATGCCGAATACTGGTGAGCCTTGTAAGGAACCAAAACAACGGCTCTACTATGTTTTCATAACAACTTAATACTTTCGTTTACTCGGCGCCATTCGACAGCAAAAATGGCATATCCAGTTCGGTTATAACAGATCGAACAAAACCAAATCTAACCTCCTACTTTCGCAAATTAACACTTATTTCGGTatacaaactaaaacaaattcgAATGCCGCAGAACCTAAAATTTAAACCAAGTATTCAGATTATCTAAGCTTTGCAATCTGTTCATATCACAAAAGTACATCGATAATCGATCATACAATACACAGACACAcagatacatacatatacatacatatatatatatatataaagagggagagagagagagactgactcGGCCGGAGCGCTTCAGGTGAGCGGCGTAGGCCTTGACAAATTCATGAGGGGACACGTCCTTCACTGTTCTCGCCGTCTCCATTTTCCGATTACGTAAAGTCctgcttctccttcttcttctgctagTGGCTGCTGGCAGCTGCGGCGGCGGAGCACTTCCGAGTCTTCTGGCCTGTGCGTATGAGAGGGGTGTACGCAAGGTTTGGGATTAGGGTTTTATGTGGTTCGGCAGTTGCAGCTTATGGAGCCGAAACTGAAAGTACATGTTTAGCCCTAGCGCCGATCGTTATTCTCTCTCAAAATCTTGGATTGGGCTTCTTTCCCATTTTTCATATCTGGGCCCAACTAAACGAGTTTTGGGTATTTCAGGCCCAATCCCGAGTATTGAGGGTAAACTAAGTAAGCTTAATTATAGTGAATCTCGCTCTCTTAGTCGCCCGGTGGCTGAAGATTCTTAAATCATCTTGTTCTCTTGATCACCTGATGACTGAGGATTCTTGGTCACCCAAGATATGATAAAAAGAATTGAGATTAAAATGCTAAAAGTAAATGCTTTTATTTTCCACACTTAACATCCGATGACCGATAGAATATTACTGAAACTATACTAGTGTCCCCGGAATTATGATCCAATCACATATTGCCTTATGAAAGTCACAAAGAACCACCTTGAGCCCTTGGTCGATGTTTGGCATCCCACAGTATACAAAGGGTGTGATAACTGATAAATCGTATTATTTGTCAACATATTCAGCCCCGACACAACTATATCGGGGcaataaaatgaaaatgagGGTCTTAGCATTTTGCTCAATGGCCAATCTACTAGAGATGAACCGCACATATGTGTAAGACCTAACTGCATTAGAAAGGTGATCAACATTTTATCCGCTATCAAGTAAAATGTGATTTAATAAATAACACTCCTGgaataaaatttaaaacttcGTGCTATGGCTACATATTGGTAGGATTTATTTTGTCATGGATTTCATGCCTCCACATAGACAAAATCCTAAGTCCATCATCATGAACAAGTTATCAGCAAAATTTCCTCGTAccgttgagtttttttttttttttttaaacatgaaCTAGTGGTCATGGTTGATTATATTtgcaacttttatttttattttatttttttaaaacatggGACTGACTGGTAGCTTCGCTGTAGCAGTCCACCATTTTGGGGGTCGcgaagactcacagaggcattttaGCCTATCTCTAGCCATCATCGTGCAATTCACACGTGCTAAGACTCAAACCCAAAATATGCTACGTATAATACGCACTTGAAATTCATCCGAACTACTGAGTCACCGCGTGgtggtttctttttattttttatttatggttAATGTAAAACAAATTCTTGATTGACCAGGTCTCTTTTTTCAAGATATATATCCATCCCACTGAAAAAAGAGAGTCAAAACCTAAACACCACTCTAGGCTCAAAATCTTCCAAGTATATATGCAGACACAAGAAAATGATAACACAATTAAGAGAAAAAAGGGTCTTTATAATCCAAGTTCTACTAGGATTCAAttaccaccactacctccaaaCGTTGCCACCTACACAATCTAGTCTATAAATATGCATCAATATTTCAGCTCAAATTTACTTAGACTTCTTTGTGCAACACCAGAACCATTTCCTCGATCCAACAATCTCCGGACCATCATTTCCTCCAAGCGATCACGTATTAATTTGGTCCGCCGTTGACTAAACCGACTCTGAAATGATCATCGGCTTGAATCAGCTGCCGGTCGGGTTTAGGTTTATGCCAACAGACGAAGAGTTGGTCACTCATTATCTGATGAACAAGGTGTTGTATCGGCCTGTACCAGCTGCTCAGGAAATTCGGGAGATCGATGCGGCTCGATTC includes the following:
- the LOC126599614 gene encoding diacylglycerol kinase 1-like, whose protein sequence is MDDDGDFDMFLPYWNNKNPTDRLFIVSCFIAALVGILTIAYSAFQWRRNINLSWMKAIARSKKNPKARHKVPITPHTWVLESVSRGKNLNCCVCLKSMSPSQTLGPMIASDSFSHHCNICGAVAHLSCSSSAHKDCKCVSMMGFEHVMHQWAVRWTEATDQPDETSFCSYCEDPCSGSFLGGSPIWCCLWCQRVVHVDCHGSMSNETGDICDLGPFRRLIVSPLHVKELNQTSSGGFLSTITHGANEIASSVRATIRNQSKKSKHGNENSVDTGNSGSTGDMSTESTADTIQAVNGSHEVEENRNGTVNVNLQHQDDDVDKKLDSKPNFKRSTSNNKKDESQVLGMKQRYELIDLSPDARPLLVFINKKSGAQRGNSLRKRLNILLNPVQVFELSSTHGPEVGLYLFRKVQHFRVLVCGGDGTVGWVLNAIEKQNFDSPPPVAILPAGTGNDLARVLSWGGGLGSVERQGGLCTVLHHIEHAAVTILDRWKVAIVNQEGKQLQSPKFLNNYLGIGCDAKVALDIHNLREENPEKFYNQFMNKVLYAREGAKGIIDRTFVDFPWQVRVEVDGVEVEVPEDAEGVLVANIGSYMGGVDLWHNEDENYDNFYPQSMHDKILEVVSISGIWHLGKLQVGLSRAQRLAQGQSIKIQLYAALPVQVDGEPWFQQPCTLAISHHSQAFMLKRAAEEPLGHAAAIITDVLENAETNSVINAVQKRALLQEMALKLT
- the LOC126599627 gene encoding 40S ribosomal protein S19-3, translating into METARTVKDVSPHEFVKAYAAHLKRSGRIELPDWTDIVKTATFKELAPYDPDWYYIRSASMARKIYLRGGLGVGAFRRIYGGSKRNGSRPPHFCKSSGAIARHILQQLQKMNIVDVDAKGGRKITSNGQRDLDQVAGRIAVAI